One stretch of Prionailurus viverrinus isolate Anna chromosome C1, UM_Priviv_1.0, whole genome shotgun sequence DNA includes these proteins:
- the CCN1 gene encoding CCN family member 1 isoform X1: MSSRTARTLAFAVTLLHLARLALSTCPAACHCPQEAPKCAPGVGLVRDGCGCCKVCAKQLNEDCSKMQPCDHTKGLECNFGASSTAPKGICRAQSEGRPCEYNSRIYQNGESFQPNCKHQCTCIDGAVGCIPLCPQELSLPNLGCPNPRLVKVTGQCCEEWVCDEDGAKDPADDRDGLLGKGLAFDASEVELTRNNELIAVGKGGSLKRLPAFGMEPRILYNPSLHGQKCIVQTTSWSQCSKTCGTGISTRVTNDNLECRLVKETRICEVRPCGQQMYSSLKVSSGGACWRLLPGSWARCEPLFRDRETLFLTLLLSSFLQKGKKCSKTKKSPEPVKFTYAGCSSVKKYRPKYCGSCVDGRCCTPQQTRTVKMRFRCEDGETFSKNVMMIQSCKCTYNCPHANEAVFPFYRLFNDIHKFRD, encoded by the exons ATGAGCTCCCGCACCGCCAGGACGCTCGCCTTCGCCGTCACCCTTCTCCACTTGGCCAGGCTG gcGCTCTCCACCTGCCCCGCCGCCTGCCACTGCCCCCAGGAGGCGCCCAAGTGCGCCCCGGGAGTCGGGCTGGTCCGGGACGGCTGCGGCTGCTGTAAGGTCTGCGCCAAGCAGCTCAACGAGGACTGCAGCAAAATGCAGCCCTGCGACCACACCAAGGGGCTGGAATGCAATTTCGGCGCCAGTTCCACCGCTCCGAAGGGGATCTGCAGAG CTCAATCAGAGGGCAGACCCTGTGAATATAACTCCAGAATCTACCAGAATGGGGAAAGTTTCCAGCCCAACTGTAAACATCAGTGCACATGTATCGACGGCGCTGTGGGCTGCATTCCTCTGTGTCCCCAAGaactctctctccccaacttggGCTGTCCCAACCCCCGGCTAGTCAAAGTGACCGGGCAGTGCTGTGAGGAGTGGGTCTGTGACGAGGATGGTGCCAAGGACCCCGCGGACGACCGGGATGGCCTCCTGGGCAAGGGGCTGGCATTTGATGCCTCGGAGGTGGAGTTAACCAGGAACAATGAATTAATTGCAGTTGGAAAAGGCGGCTCCCTGAAGCGGCTCCCAG CGTTTGGAATGGAACCTCGAATCCTATACAACCCTTCTTTACATGGCCAGAAATGTATCGTTCAAACAACTTCATGGTCCCAGTGCTCCAAGACCTGTGGAACTGGTATCTCCACACGAGTTACCAATGACAACCTTGAATGCCGCCTGGTGAAGGAAACCCGGATTTGTGAAGTGCGGCCTTGTGGACAGCAGATGTACAGCAGCCTGAAAGTAAGTTCCGGTGGTGCTTGTTGGAGACTGTTGCCTGGCAGCTGGGCGAGATGTGAACCTCTCTTCCGAGACAGAGAAACACTGTTCCTaactctccttctttcctctttcttacaGAAGGGCAAGAAATGCAGCAAGACCAAGAAATCCCCCGAACCAGTCAAGTTTACTTATGCTGGATGTTCGAGTGTGAAGAAATACCGGCCCAAGTATTGCGGCTCGTGCGTGGACGGCCGCTGCTGCACGCCCCAGCAGACCAGGACTGTGAAGATGCGCTTCCGTTGCGAAGATGGGGAGACGTTTTCCAAGAACGTCATGATGATCCAGTCCTGCAAGTGCACCTACAACTGCCCGCATGCCAACGAGGCGGTGTTTCCCTTCTACAGGCTGTTCAATGACATTCACAAATTTAGGGACTAA
- the CCN1 gene encoding CCN family member 1 isoform X2, with protein sequence MSSRTARTLAFAVTLLHLARLALSTCPAACHCPQEAPKCAPGVGLVRDGCGCCKVCAKQLNEDCSKMQPCDHTKGLECNFGASSTAPKGICRAQSEGRPCEYNSRIYQNGESFQPNCKHQCTCIDGAVGCIPLCPQELSLPNLGCPNPRLVKVTGQCCEEWVCDEDGAKDPADDRDGLLGKGLAFDASEVELTRNNELIAVGKGGSLKRLPAFGMEPRILYNPSLHGQKCIVQTTSWSQCSKTCGTGISTRVTNDNLECRLVKETRICEVRPCGQQMYSSLKKGKKCSKTKKSPEPVKFTYAGCSSVKKYRPKYCGSCVDGRCCTPQQTRTVKMRFRCEDGETFSKNVMMIQSCKCTYNCPHANEAVFPFYRLFNDIHKFRD encoded by the exons ATGAGCTCCCGCACCGCCAGGACGCTCGCCTTCGCCGTCACCCTTCTCCACTTGGCCAGGCTG gcGCTCTCCACCTGCCCCGCCGCCTGCCACTGCCCCCAGGAGGCGCCCAAGTGCGCCCCGGGAGTCGGGCTGGTCCGGGACGGCTGCGGCTGCTGTAAGGTCTGCGCCAAGCAGCTCAACGAGGACTGCAGCAAAATGCAGCCCTGCGACCACACCAAGGGGCTGGAATGCAATTTCGGCGCCAGTTCCACCGCTCCGAAGGGGATCTGCAGAG CTCAATCAGAGGGCAGACCCTGTGAATATAACTCCAGAATCTACCAGAATGGGGAAAGTTTCCAGCCCAACTGTAAACATCAGTGCACATGTATCGACGGCGCTGTGGGCTGCATTCCTCTGTGTCCCCAAGaactctctctccccaacttggGCTGTCCCAACCCCCGGCTAGTCAAAGTGACCGGGCAGTGCTGTGAGGAGTGGGTCTGTGACGAGGATGGTGCCAAGGACCCCGCGGACGACCGGGATGGCCTCCTGGGCAAGGGGCTGGCATTTGATGCCTCGGAGGTGGAGTTAACCAGGAACAATGAATTAATTGCAGTTGGAAAAGGCGGCTCCCTGAAGCGGCTCCCAG CGTTTGGAATGGAACCTCGAATCCTATACAACCCTTCTTTACATGGCCAGAAATGTATCGTTCAAACAACTTCATGGTCCCAGTGCTCCAAGACCTGTGGAACTGGTATCTCCACACGAGTTACCAATGACAACCTTGAATGCCGCCTGGTGAAGGAAACCCGGATTTGTGAAGTGCGGCCTTGTGGACAGCAGATGTACAGCAGCCTGAAA AAGGGCAAGAAATGCAGCAAGACCAAGAAATCCCCCGAACCAGTCAAGTTTACTTATGCTGGATGTTCGAGTGTGAAGAAATACCGGCCCAAGTATTGCGGCTCGTGCGTGGACGGCCGCTGCTGCACGCCCCAGCAGACCAGGACTGTGAAGATGCGCTTCCGTTGCGAAGATGGGGAGACGTTTTCCAAGAACGTCATGATGATCCAGTCCTGCAAGTGCACCTACAACTGCCCGCATGCCAACGAGGCGGTGTTTCCCTTCTACAGGCTGTTCAATGACATTCACAAATTTAGGGACTAA